The Molothrus ater isolate BHLD 08-10-18 breed brown headed cowbird chromosome 28, BPBGC_Mater_1.1, whole genome shotgun sequence genome contains a region encoding:
- the GOLGA7 gene encoding golgin subfamily A member 7, producing MRPQQAPVSGKVFIQRDYSGGTRCQFQSKFPAELENRIDRQQFEETVRTLNNLYAEAEKLGGQSYLEGCLACLTAYTIFLCMETHYEKVLKKIAKFIQEQNEKIYAPQGLLLTDPIERGLRVIEITIYEDRGLSSGR from the exons ATGAGGCCGCAGCAGGCGCCTGTGTCGGGCAAGGTGTTCATCCAGCGCGACTACAGCGGAGGGACGCGCTGCCAGTTCCAGAGCAAGTTCCCGGCCGAGCTGGAGAACCGG attGACAGGCAGCAGTTTGAGGAGACGGTCCGGACACTGAACAACCTCTATGCAGAAGCTGAAAAACTTGGGGGCCAATCTTACCTTGAGGGCTGTCTCGCCTGCCTGACTGCCTACACCATCTTCCTGTGCATGGAGACACACTATGAAAAG GTTCTAAAGAAAATTGCTAAGTTCATTCAGGAACAGAATGAGAAGATCTACGCTCCTCAGGGCCTTCTGCTGACAGACCCCATAGAAAGAGGATTAAGAGTT ATTGAAATTACCATTTATGAAGACAGAGGTTTGAGCAGTGGAAGATAA
- the LOC118695338 gene encoding DNA replication complex GINS protein SLD5, producing MAGAMAAASGGDSDGDSEELVLTPAQLIHSLEQAWLNEKFAPELLESKPEIIECVVEQLDHMEANLKRAKRGDLKVSVHHMEIERIRFVLSSYLRCRLVKIEKFFPHILEKEKSRAEGEPSILSPEEFAFAKEYMANTEAYLKNVALKHMPPNLQKVSLLKSVPKPNLDSFVFLRVLERQENILVEPETDEQREYAIDLEEGSQHLIRYRTVAPLVASGAVQLI from the exons ATGGCGGGAGCGATGGCGGCCGCGAGCGGCGGGGACTCGGACGGCGACAGCGAGGAGCTGGTGCtgaccccagcacagctgatccacagcctggagcag GCCTGGCTGAATGAGAAATTTGCTCCGGAGCTGCTGGAGAGTAAACCTGAAATCATCGAGTGCGTTGTGGAGCAGCTGGACCATATG GAAGCCAACCTGAAACGGGCCAAGAGAGGAGACCTGAAGGTCAGTGTTCATCACATGGAGATCGAGAGGATCCGTTTCGTGCTCAGCAGCTACTTGAGGTGTCGGCTGGTGAAG ATAGAGAAGTTTTTTCCCCACATTCTGGAGAAGGAGAAGTCTCGAGCTGAAGGGGAGCCCTCCATTTTATCACCAGAGGAGTTTGCCTTTGCTAAAGA GTATATGGCAAACACAGAGGCTTACCTGAAAAATGTGGCCCTAAAACACATGCCACCTAACCTGCAGAAAGTGTCTCTCCTAAAGTCAG TTCCAAAGCCCAACCTGGACTCCTTTGTGTTTCTGAGGGTGCTGGAGCGGCAGGAGAACATCCTAGTGGAGCCAGAGACAGATGAGCAGAG GGAATACGCCATCGACCTGGAGGAGGGCTCCCAGCACCTGATCCGCTACAGAACCGTGGCCCCTCTGGTGGCCTCGGGAGCTGTGCAGCTCATCTGA